A segment of the Lycium ferocissimum isolate CSIRO_LF1 chromosome 5, AGI_CSIRO_Lferr_CH_V1, whole genome shotgun sequence genome:
tatagtagtaatataacGAGGAAATTTTTGTACGTTTGCCTCTCATTATATTATTCATGATGAAAGAGAAAGTAAATTTTTCCGCAGATGATGATAATTTCCACCCCTGATTCGATGTGTTTAACCAAAAAAACTTCttaaattaagaaagaatttcATTTATAATTAACTTGTATCCTTTAAATGAGTTGGAGCGGGGGGAGGTTGTATAGTAGCGGTGCATCATTTAGGGACAGAGTTAGAGAGCTGTGTAATGGACGACCATTTTGCGTTGTTTGGGAGACACTTGAGTCAGCTGCCGGCGTTTGACCCCGtcccttctttttgttttataaatTGGCGAATCTAAAAGTATAAGATTTATGTCCACTAATTTGTAAAATGAAAAAACTTCATACAACTTGCTTGAGTTGTTCAGTTGTGTGACACACATTAAATGGAATCTTCGGATGCCCTGAAAAAAAATATGAGGTGCTCGAAAATAGCCGAGGTAGTTGAATATGAGGGTTTAATACCAGCATTTTAGTTCTTGCATAACTTGTCtctaccaaatgacccctttaAGTTATAATGGGAACTGGGAAAGAACCGAAGAAGGGACTACGAAGAAGTAAGCTTATTTGCAGAGCTACTTGGCCAGCAGACAAAAAGGAATTGATTGGACATCACGTCACAAAGAAGTTGAAAACAAGACTAGATTGTAAATGATGCTTGGTTTGTTTTGATAACAAAACAAGCCGTGACAGACAACTCTTAACCAATTCCTAAAATTCTTGAGACTCGACTAAAAGTCGTAATATTTGCATTGCTTTCGTTGTCTGCCAGAACTCTAGACTGCACATATTGAATCTCGACATTGTAGGTTTTATTTGTGGCTGTCCTCCCTATTAGGTGTCACAATTCAATCTGTACAAAGTTGTCTAATTTAGCTTATTAAATTTTCATGAGTCCAAATTTAAACGGGTCGACTACATAtacttgtttttattttattttcattcggTATTCGATATTCACTTTGGGTCTTGATTAATCCATATTTGTGTCGCGTAACTCAGGGCTCAAATCTAAAATCTTTGATTAAAGGTAGAAGAATCTTATTCATCCTACCACAACCCTCGGTGATAcactaaaatatttttttattgatgAATCAGCTTgaaaattagttaattaatttaattacaaTTTTGGGTAATTTAGACTATATATCAGGGAGCTAAACTGATCCATAATACAACTTAGTTTTGTTgcgtttttgtttcttttctaaatttttacacatagaAACACACACACAGTGTGAGGAAAATAATAACCTTTCTAGTGGTTTGTGATTAGTTACGCTAATAAGGAAAAATGTAAATGAAAGAACAATTTCGAGTTAAGCGAGCTGAACTATTTTTGTAAGCTCAAATTGACACAACAATCTCTATCTAGTAAGGCTGAGCGGCATGTATTTCCACGGtgctcatttttttaattatgaatCGTGGCTAAGTGATCCAACTCACATTGGGCCTAGTGCCCAGGAGGTTTGGCCAATAGTGGGCAAGAAATATTAAATGGTGACGTAGGCGGGGGTTTTCCGcgagatgggaaatgaaaacgATTTTCCCCACACGAAGTTTGTGAAAAAATGATTGTCTGATAATGAGTAAGAAATATCTGTCTTTCTGCTAAACTGGATGGATTGAATTCATAATTCATTAGATGCTTTTTATGAATGTCAACTAAGTATTGTAAGTAATTGCTCCCGGTTGTTCAATCATTTGATAACCGAGTCATTCTTTGATAAATGATCACTATGAGTCGACTCAAGAATTTGATCAATCCTATTTTCTCCGTCGTTAAGGTGGAGAACTGAACCAAGAATTCTCTTTCTTCATCAGCAATCGAATCACTATTCGCAACCCAGGATTCTATTTTATCATCATTCCAATCCCCgttcacgtttttttttttcttatcaatGAATAGATCTCTTTACGATTCTGTTATAATTTTGACGAAAAGAGaataaaacaaagtaaaaaaattcatgttttcTCTTTGGATGGATTAGTTTGATGAATTAGGTCATGATATTTTGTTAATTCAATTCATTTTAATTTGAGCAAGTTTGATCTAATTCGCCTATTTGACATCGCTAAATTTGTATAGACAACTTATCCTATATTACTATGCTCatcttcaatcttgatccaaatgAATTCAATAAGAATATATTAATTTATAGCGGGGAAGAATCGCTATGCACATGGTTCTACATCCATACAGTTTTCCATGTTTCTTTTTCACCATCTGGTGTTTTGAAAGACGATACACCAGGATTTTGTTATgttcttttttattatatatgtcTATGGGACAAAAGATTTTGCTTTGAGGTATTTGTTGTTAGGATCGTCAATAGCTGATCGGCTTCTTCCAATGTTTATAAGGATCCAACTCATCCTTTGAGCTTTACTTAACAAACAGTGTGAAAGTCAGCGCTAGTGCTATTTCGAAAAAGTTCAGTTTATTTTATCTTACATTAGCAACATGACGCCAACAAAGTGACAAATCGCCTTAACTCCTCCCCCCTGTCACCTTTCAATAATTTAGATTGTAAATAGGATCAATTGATTCTATAGtcttttaataatttatttttaattcatatcttttatgagaaaatttcagttttacatgcaagaaattttaaaattccaCACAAGAGATTAAAAAGGGTTATTTTCTTATAAGCAGTCATAAGAAATCATTTCGTAAATATTCGTTAACTCGTAATACTCTCCGATTCGTATTATCTGTGCATAAAAGTATTTTGTCTCTTTATAAAGACATCTAATAGCTCAAATTATAAGAATGTTTGTCTAAATTGTGATTTTTCTCTTCATTAAAAACTCATTTATCTCTGCATTAAAAACTCACTTAATCAATACTCCAATAACTAGAGCAATATGTAAGGTTATTTTTTACTGATCTCATGGTATCAGAGTCAGACTTATTCTCAAACATTGTTTAGTTGATGTCAGACACTATCTTATAATAATGTTGTTCATGCTTTAGATATTCGGTTGTAAATATGTAGGGAGGGTTGAGTGGAGGTAGATTATGTGCTTCTATAATCTTGAACATTCTTCAAATTATGAATTGAGTTTTGAGTGATTTACAAGAATGACTTTGAAAGTTTGTGGCCTTGAATTTTTGCCCCGCTTGATCCATGACCGAAACTTGAGTTTAacaaattttgattttcaaCCGACGAAATTTTATCCATGTGATAGTGTAGATCAATGGTTCAAAATCACCGATTTTCAAGGTcgaatataaatttttattaatttttgaagTCGAATTAGATCAAAGATTCATTTTCTTTATCACTTATCGCCTAGCTACCATATTTATCGAAGTACTTTGGTTCCTACTCCAAGGAAAAAATTTATACGCACTAATGACTCAACCATACTTACTTGGCAATTTCCACCTGGCCACTTCAAAAGAGTTGTACTTGCGAGGTAGGTTACggatgacaatttttttttgatgctCCCAAGAGAAACACCCGAAAGCAAACAACATTACATGAATTATTTTTCCACAGAACAAGAATTAATCCTCCATTATTCTCATCATGCACTTGTCATAAATCATTCATATGTtagaattaatattttatacattttcaaatatatatttataataaattGTAGTTTACAATATTTAATAATaacttttaaatataaaatttcaagtttaaaatattatatttaaatattgACATTGAAAATTAACCTATTATTCCCAATTTCAATTTATGTTGACGTGATTTGATTCCACATGGtgtttaagaaaatatgaatgacTTTTGAACCTTATGATTTTAAATATGTCATTATATTTGTGTTACTATAAACCTTTTGACACTTATGATCTTCAACTTGTCATAATATCTGTGTAAGTGCGACTACAAAAGCTTTTCTTCCAGGATTAAATAAGAAATGcagaataaaaaaatttcaaatataaaaataacactaagctcccgtttggccatagattttgaagttgaaacttgaaatttgtgtttttaaagtagtgatttttgaaacttgaaattgTGTTTCGATGTGCATTTTACttggaaaaatttgaagttttgtgaGTGGAAGTCCTAGAAACCCAAAAATTAGCCTGGATCAATTTTGGGAACTTGAAAATTTATTGAAGACAGATTTttaaaatctgatccaaaaTCTATGACCAAACGCTAGCTAATAGTATTTATTCTGAGCTAATCAATTATTTAAGTGGAGTACTTTGATTGTCTTTTATTACACACGGCTGGCAGGTGCTTCAGCGGATGGTGCAATTGTGGCCTATAAAAAAGTACGAAAGACTTTATCAGTGAATCCCTTTTTCCCCAAGTGAAAATATTTGGGTGGGCCTTTACATTCTTGTTTATTCTTGAGAACGAAAGCTCTCGCAATAACTCCAAATGTATCCGATTGACATCTAGACAGATAAATTGAAGACCAAAGAGAGAGAAGGACCACGTAAACGAATACAGTCCATGTATATAACGAAGGATTCTTGAAAGAACACGATATAACTCTTCTTTGCTTTTAAACGACGCCGCTAAtcgttttattttgttatacTCACCAAGGTTCTTGAGACTAAAGTACTTCTCTTACAGCtctgtcttatttttttttttcctcttctggCTTAACAATGTCTGGCGAGGCTTCTTCATCTGGGTTTAATCTGGAAGGCATTGATGATGTTCAAGATTATCCATGGGTCagttttctctctctttcaatCTCAATTATATGTTGACTCTTCTCGGGCTTTCTTGTTAAATACTTGTCTGGAATTTTTGTGAGGAAATGCAGGCGAAATCAGGAGAAGTGCCAACTATTTCGTGGGACAGGTATAATCATCTATGTGAGATTGTGCAGACGGGTAACAAAGCATATCGTGACAACAGATGGGACGAGGTAAACCCAATtctcttttcataaataaaatactTCCTTTAATTAATGAACCTCTGTCCTCCGTTATTCTTTGTCTACTGGTGATTATAAAAGAATTGACAACTGAAGATTTGCTATTCTTGTCCGTCTAACATATCCCTATAATTGGAAAACATAAGAGAATGGTTTATTGGGTCTGCATTTCTCTGTTTGTCTGGAGTGGAGTGAAGAAGAAGTGGATCTTTTAATATGATTATGTGTTAAAGACTGCAATTGGTGAATCCTATGAACATGACTTGTTTCCAGGGGTAAccttaaatagaattgatcacATGTATTGGGACCACTATATTCATCTTGCACTGTCATGAATCTACATGTACTACCTAGTTCCTTGTGCCAAATAACCATTAGCTAGTGATTCTGCCTGTAAGTCTAGGAAGTGTTTCTGCTCTTCATACCTCACAAAGGCGGGTTttgaatggaggaaaatgttttccatgtGGGAAATCATCTTATGGATCGGTTTCTagcaaaaagattgaaaataaTGTTTATGTGTTCGTTGAAGCAAGTGATATAGAATATGCATTAGTGATATATGGAAAGGAAAAATGACCTCCGCCCAAAATTTATCGCAAACATCTCTTGGTGACTGAATACTGGAAAtgattgatcatgaaaaatagttttctcCATACTAAAATAAGCCCTTGTTTCTTTCATTGTTTTCTTATTTCTAAGAGGTACGATAACGTACTGTATTCTGTAACTTGAAATTTTTACTTCATAAGCCAGCAAAGGTTTACTCTTAGGAATAGGAAAGATACACAAGATTTAAAACCAAATTGTTTATGAACTCTCTTTTTCTCATGGCTGATGAAGAATGGACTAGGTCTGTTGTTTTATACTTGGTTTTGTGAAGAAAATCTTGAGACTTAGGGAGCTAAAATCAAGTGCATGTGGTCCAATATTTCTGCTATAACTACCTGACATAATAGTTGAAGGTGGTTGAGGGGCCTCTGGTTTGGagagatgttctagaggttGTTTTGACAACATACCAGTGCCTAGTCTAGTGATCAACTTTTTTCTTTAATGTTGTCTGTTAACTCAAAAACCACCTCCTTCAACGAGTAAGATTTTCAGGCTTTAACTGTATTATTTGATCATCGTAAAGTGTCTTTTATGCTTGCTTGTATCTTCTTGTTTTCTCAATAAGTCTGCTTCCTTGGTCAGGCTATCAATCGTTATACAAGAGCTAGCAACATTAAGCCGAATGATCCTATTATTCTTAGCAACAGATGTGCTTCATACCTCAGGTGAAGTTTAGTTTATGCCTGGTATTTCTGATGCATATCGAATGTTTTATTGCATGTCATCTCTGTTGACATTGCCATCTTTACGTTTTGAGTCTATGTGAATGCTCACCATTTCTCAAGTAGCTGAACTTAGTTTTTTTATGACTGAATTTCCAGGTATAGCCAATTTCTGAAAAGTAGATCTGCATCAGATTCAGAATACAGGCCATTGAGTGGGTTGGATCCTACAACATATGCTGGGGTGTGTGCTTTTTGCTATTATCTATGATTTCAACCTTCTCAGTAGAGGGTTTTGCAGcaaatttaaattgttttactTCAATATCAGCTTGCGTTAAAAGACGCTGAGAAGGTGATGCATCTGGAGAACAATTCAGTTAACTCACATATTTTGAAGGCGAACTCACTCATTTTGGTAAGGAGATTAATCTGTTGtgcatcattaacttgaaaaaCACATGATTTCAACGTATGTGGACTTTGGAACATAGCcttattttctatttcctttttttgttgtttcctAAACTCTTATACTTTAAGGGTGGGGGAAATAACTAAAAACAGGTTTGTTCTAGTGTGTTGGGACCACCTCGTAAACGTTGTTCTATCATGAGAGTAGCAAATACTTCAACTGTCTAATTCACTCAATGGTCTTATGTTATCTCATCAAATgcttatttctttatttattctgCTGGCTGTTAGTTTGTAACTGTTTGAATGTAGTGAAGGAGATTGCCATACTTCCAATCACTTGTTAAATTTTTGGACACTCATCTCATATTTCTTGAATTGGCAGTTGGAAAAATATGAGCTCGCCCAAGAGGTAATCCGTTCAGGACTTCAAATGAATCCTCTAAGGTAAAGCACATTATGGTGATAAGCATAACTATAACATACTTTCTCATCTCATTATCTGTTCAAGAAAGTTTGTTAATTGTTGTTTCTTCTGCAATATAGCAATTCCCTTCTAAATTTGGAGAAATCAATCACAGCCACACTTGGAAGGAGAAGCCACGGGAGACCACAGCGCAGTGATGATTTTGACTGCACTCTGTGCTTAAAGCTATTATATGAACCTATAACAACTCCCTGTGGACATTCTTTTTGCCGTGCATGCCTTTTCCAGACAATGGACCGGTGTAAGTTTTACATATTGAAGTACAATCATCatattttcttctcttactCTTGTTCCTTACCctttggataaaaattttgTAGATAACAGATGTCCATTGTGCCGGACAGTTCTTTTGATTAGTCCCAGGACATGTGCAATCAGGTTAGTAGCTTATGGTACATCCTCCCATTGTAGTTGTTTTACACTTTACTGCTGAGACTGCAGCTtctgtatttatctttttctcttttactgGCATTCAGTCACATGCTTTATTGCTTCCTCTCTTGTAATGCTGTTAAAAGAGAGTGATTTCTCTAGACCACAAGCCTTCCTGcaaaaggaataaaaagaaTATTGCATCTGTACCCTTGCATTCCTTGATGACTCTTCACAAAATATTAACGGGTTAATTGAACTCATTTTGTCCATGGGGCTAAGATTGCTTTATCTATATTTTGTCTTGTGTGGATAATATGCCTCATTCTTATTTGCACTTTTTCAGTGTAACATTGAATAACATAATACAAAAAACTTTTCCTGAGGAATATGCTGAAAGGAAGGCTGAGAATGACAGTTTGATAAACCTTGGTGTTGACTTGCTGCCTCTTTTTGTCATGGATGTAATTCTGCCATGCGAGAAACTTGCACTTAACATTTTTGAACCTCGTTACAGACTTATGGTGAGTGTTACTTGACTCTTATTTTCTTGACTATTAGTGTAGAATCCAGATATGCCTTTTACGTATGGGACCTAGATGAACCATCATTGTTATATTTCTATATCttgatgattatgatttatttaGGTATTCTATTACCTGTGGTCCGAATCATTGTGTCTTAGTTTaccatatatataatttaagaaGAATAGGTCTGAATAAAACTTTTCTgctacttcatcaaaaaaaaaaaaaaatgaactttttgTGCTACTTTGACATAAGAAAAAGATGAGGTAAAAATGTTTGGATATTGGAGCTTATCACCAATAGTAGAGGTGTTGTtctattattaaaaaaagtaCGATTATCCTATTTTAGTtaattctcaaaaataaaaataaaaacaacagCAACCACGACTGAACTTCGCGCCCAAATTAAAACTGGGATCTACTTTACCAATCCTATATGTCCAGCCTGCGCACATTTGGACCCCTATCATATCCCTGCTCAATTAATTTGTTAGACATCCtctaaaattatattttaggGATTCTTTAAATATCACACTTATCTCTATACTTCACGCAATCTAAGAAAATTAAAGAGACTCATGTCAAATCTGGACCTAATTTAAGTTCCCGAAAAGAGGCAAAATTTGAAATCGGGATATTTTAGATGTTGTTTACTTTTTTGTCTACGCTTTTTGAAGACATGATACAATATGTATGCCTGGTTAAGGAGGAGCAGATCTGGCAATTGTGGTTTTCTTTTGCAAATTTGTGCAATTTTGAAAAGACATCTAAAGCATCTCTGAGAGATGGCTCCTGCAAGTAATCTAAGTGTATTATGAAGTTATACATGCCTGAGTAAATGTACTATCTGGTTAAAACAAAACGTTCATCAAAGTAACTACTGAGCATGCCTCAACTATTGCTAGCTTTAGCTAATGAACGATATGTTTAGAAGCAAAAGAGAGGGAACGAAGTTTGagaatcttcttcttcttcttgtttgaTTGTAGAAAGATAAGGGAACAACATAAGAGAGGATGTTTTTGCAATTCTTTCTCCCGGACATAGAATAGGAATGTGgaatgtatttttctttctgACTTTCCAACTCGgacaaaataaatgaaaaacattaatacttagagcctgtttggattggcttattttaggtgcttttaagcacttttgtattgtttgggtaaaataaaaagtgcttttaagcacttgtttttaagtcaaaatgacaaaaataagccaaaagcctTCTAACTCATGACTTTtagcttataagtcaaaagccgtaagcccatccaaacgggctcttattcagtgctttttttttttcctcatatttatatttattttctcttgttttcccTAGATTGCAAACAAGCCTTTCAATCATGCATAGTTGAGATGGAACTTCATAGATCTCATGTGCATACTGTCTTGCAAAAGCTTACAAATTTTGTTGTTGAAACAGGTTAGGAGGATAATGGAAGGAAACCGTCGAATGGGAATGGTAATTTTTCCTTTGGTTTTCCCCCAGTTGTTATAATTGGTTTCGCAGTCTTCACTTTTGGCTGACGCTTCACCGTTAATCATGCAGGCTGTTCATGATCCTATGACGGGTTCGGTAGCGGATTATGCTTGTGAAGTGGAGATTATAGAGTAGGTTTTTTGCGAGCTATTCAGATTTTGGGGATATCTTTAATGTTATTTCGTCTCAAGATTCCATCATGTTATTCTTGTTCGTAGAATTTGATAACCTGCGTCTCTTCGTGTAGGTGTGAACCACTTCCAGATGGGCGTTTCTTTCTGGAGGTGACTATCAGCTTTTTGTCCCATtatatgcttttctttttgtaCCATGAGTCTGCCTATTAGCATGGCGTTTATTTACTACATACGAGTTCATTAACATGAGGGTGCAAACTGCTGTAGGAGGACTTTAAAGTGTAAACTAGTCAAGGTTCGTCACCACACACACCAAGTCATGTATAATATTGCATCCATGTAAGATGCTGTCGGTGCACCTGACGGTTTGTTCAAAGTGAACGCTGTAGCTACTTTTGCCCATATATGTTCTTCTTGAACACTTTGAGCATTTCTCCTTTCAGCACATTTAGAATTCAATTTCTTTGTCAGATGAACCCTGGTTTTGGTTGTTTCTCTTTTGAGTATGAATTCAAAAGGCTATTAGTTCCACCAGAGGTGGTGTCATGTCTTGATATCCCGCCATAAGAAAGACAAATTTCTGCTGAAGCTTTTCTTTCCTCATAAAAGATCTTCAAAGTTCTTTTAACTTGTATCTGATTTAGCACAAATTTATGCAGATTGAAAGTCGACGTAGATGCCACATTGTACGACATTGGGATCAAGACGGGTTAGTTCAATTATTGACTCTTTATTTGTGGAGATGGAAATGGGTAATTAAGTTTTAGAAGTAGTAAGAAGGGCACAGAAACATAGGTTCAGGTACCATATGGTTgccaaaggaaaacaaaaatgcAGAAAAGTAATTTCTGACCTTTTCTGTTCGTTATGTAAGCAGGAGATTCGTAAGAAGAACAGTTCAAATAgttcacaagaaaaaaaattatcaataatAAGTCCTGGCAAAAGTGTAGGAaacctttcttttcctttcatatAAACGTAGTGAAGAAAATGATtatcctttttaatttatttctggAAAGTAAATTCTCAAACTTCTTATAGAAGAGGCCAACAATTTTAAATTCTAGAAAGTGAGGGGATAGTAGGAATCTCTGGGTTGGTCCAATTGTTGCTTTGCGTTGAGTCAGGAG
Coding sequences within it:
- the LOC132055707 gene encoding uncharacterized protein LOC132055707, which codes for MSGEASSSGFNLEGIDDVQDYPWAKSGEVPTISWDRYNHLCEIVQTGNKAYRDNRWDEAINRYTRASNIKPNDPIILSNRCASYLRYSQFLKSRSASDSEYRPLSGLDPTTYAGLALKDAEKVMHLENNSVNSHILKANSLILLEKYELAQEVIRSGLQMNPLSNSLLNLEKSITATLGRRSHGRPQRSDDFDCTLCLKLLYEPITTPCGHSFCRACLFQTMDRYNRCPLCRTVLLISPRTCAISVTLNNIIQKTFPEEYAERKAENDSLINLGVDLLPLFVMDVILPCEKLALNIFEPRYRLMVRRIMEGNRRMGMAVHDPMTGSVADYACEVEIIECEPLPDGRFFLEIESRRRCHIVRHWDQDGYRVAEVEWIHDISPAEGTRERHELLEMTNKAAAYAQQWLRNAQEVAGDRRRAELFKAEGLMPSPQDPERLSFWLNTLTSRRPTEKLDLLQIRDTHERIRRGLLYMKQEEQGCRLQ